The Amyelois transitella isolate CPQ chromosome 7, ilAmyTran1.1, whole genome shotgun sequence genomic sequence GAAATAGATTTAGTAATTAGTAGTGATGACAGAGTCATCGTGTTCTCGCATTGATCGCCGCGACGAAGGCAATGAGATAATAATTACGTTTGTCCAGCGCTCCTTACAGGCGTGACATTTAATTTCCTTCGAGTAGTGCGgaatgtaaaaaatacgtacTTCTATTTAGGGTGCCGTGGCCGAATGGAaaaacctttgtaattttataatgtcACTGTCCGTAAACAATATGAAGGTAACTTTATTCAATGAATTTCTCTCtcatttaacttttaaactttaataaaataattttagagtttgaaaattttttttttttttataaatgataacCTTCATTAATCACTGAAAAAGATACAAGGTCATGTTCAAATTCAGTTTTACTTcggaaaaacaaaaacagaaaatactaaagtttgaaaaactttatttacccAACTGAATCTTGTCTactttaaagaaattaaaatttataaacgtcACCTTTTTTCGAGTGGGGTGGCCAGGGATGATTGCAAAATAAGTCTAATTGTTTGAATCTTATTGAGGAGTGCTAAAATCctatagatataaaaagcAATAATACAAATCAATACTTATCCATTCCCACTTATTATCTTCTAACGAtgttaattattcataaacCATTTGGCGGAAAATTAAGTGATAATGAGTGATTACCGGCCGAGTTATTACCATCGAATGGGTTGTACAGTCGTCTACAAATAAACATGCACCTTCATATAAACCACGATATTCCTAATTACGTTAAGTTTCGCTGTTTTGTAAGAAACCATACATTAAGGGTTGTTTTTTGCGTACTAGAGTTGTTCAGATTGAACTGACTCccttgaattaaaaatatgtatatacatacatacatataatcacgtctatatcccctgcggggtagacagagccaacagtcttgaaaagactgataggccacgttcagctgtttggctcaatgatagaattgagaatcaaatagtgtcaggttgccagcccatcgcctaaaaaagaatcccaagttaataagcctatcccttagtcgccttttatgacatccatggaaatgtGATGGAgttttcctattcttttttatattggtgccaaacagctgaacgtttccTTTCtatcttttgaagactgtcagctctgtgtaccccacaagggatatagacgtgattatatgttatgtaatgtaaatgtatataagtaatatacaTGTTGGTTTATGTAGGATGCATCTTGATAACAACATTATACTGCACTCATTTTGCCTCCAACTCATAGGATAAATCGTACTTTCCTGGTCCAATGTGcagttattttatcaattttaactTATCTTTTAAACAAGTAGAATTAATTTATCTGAATGAATGCAAATGAATTCTGAAATAATAACGTTGTCACTTATTGGATAATTATGTAAACATCGTCGTTTTCGCGTAAACAatactaattattttacagtaGCTATTTTCTTATTCTATGCAttgctttattatttattccgaCTTTCCCACACATGGGTCATGGTGTCAGATTTGGGTATTAAATACTCATATACTTATATCAAATCCCGGAGGgaaaggcagagactacatctttagATTCTTTTACTTGTCAAGATCCCTggatacttctttcgcttcattcacattcataactttcttcaagCAAGTTCTGCGATTtcgggtaggtacttataactTGACATTTcaccataataatataacaaacaacTATCTCATagtttgttatacatacatacataatatcacgcctctttcccggaggggtaggcagagactacctcttgtTTGTTATTAGTGCTAAAAACTGGAAGACCGACGCTTCCCCTGAAACTTCGCAACATTTTCATGTACACAAGTCAACCTACTACATCATCCttgtatcatatttttaaaataaatcctaTCGATTGATAGCTTCCAAATGAAGATCATCATCCCTAACCCCGTGACATAACACCACCAATCCCTGATAAGGTCAATGGCACTCCGCGAACAATGGCGAAGGAAGCGGGCAGTCATCCGTGGCTGGCTCTAGGACGCGGGAGCCGATATAAGCCTGAGGTGGCGCGCGGCGAGACCAGTGGCGCTCGGCTCGGCGACATGGACGCGAAAGTAAGTCTCATCCTGGCTGGAAATTTTCGGTTTTTagtgaatttgaatttagaattttgtGTTGATCGAAACCGTaaggtttttctttttttaaatatatatgagtGGTTACGTTAAAAGGACCTGATGGGAAAATATTCAGATTAGATATAAAAGAGCTGGAAGTCATAAAAAGTCCTTTTTATGAAACTGCTCATATTTAAGTCATTAAGTTGCTTGAAACCTAATTAGGAATGCTTCATATTTGGCGTACATTCCTACctatttactaaaatatcatcatcttataaaaagtttcaaagtataataattgtcatagaTATCATTAAGTCGATAGTTTTCAGTGCACATACAATGACTTCTTACATAAATATCTtttcaaggaaaaaaaaaatgcattgaaatattatgaaatacattaaaattcttcttcagtaatactataaaataaagtctatTTGATAAACATTTATTCCAGTAATTTCCGCAGCATTTTCTCACAAGTGCGTGTGGAACGAGCAGACGGACTTTTTGCTTGTTCTGATATATAGTTCTGTCGTTGACTGAGTCTTTGCAGTCCAGCATGTTCTATAGTTCAATAGTTTTCTGTACGATACAAAATACCTGTTATCTTTATAGCAAACGGAATAAACCTGGTTTTACTTCTTGAACATATAAGACACgtcttattttgtttactcttagatataaaactttaaaataataacaggtttaaaaaaatcaagccCTTTGACAAGCTTGAATGAATACGATTTACGGAAAATCATCGGGTTTTTGTTAGCTCCCATCGCAATGAGCacgcatttttttataaacaaaaaatgtcaCGACAATCTACACACGCTAATCAAAACGTAAAACTACTAATCAACCTTGCGATACGTTACctcttcaatttaaattttttgtacatactcATAATCATGACAACAcacttatacatacaatttCCCGGTagcgtaggcagagactacttctttccactttccccgatccctgcatacttatgatgatgaaatataataaacttatgtTTCAGATCTTGTTCATCACACTTGCGTGTTTGCTGGCGCTGGCGCTCGCCGCGCCCGCAGAGAATCCTGATGCCGCGGAGAAAGACCTAGCAGTCGGCGACAAGGAGGACCTCAAGACCGCCGCCTCGCACTGGGGAGGCCACTACGGCGGCTGGGGAGGATGGGGTTACGGCGGCTACGGCGGCTACGGAGGCCACTACCCCTACTACGGCGGCTGGGGCGGCTGGGGCTGGCCCAGCTACGGCTACGGCTACGGCTACTGGCCCTACGGCGGCTACTACGGCCACGGCTACGGGGGCTGGTGGTAGCCTCAACAGAAACAGTAGAACATGCCAGTATTAATTTAAAGCGACTTCTTAAAGGTTAATTCgcgggtttttttttatctttttatttcacacaGATATAGACTGAGATTATTCTTCTACTTCGATATGAACTGTATAtatactttgtttttatcatgATTTATTATAACTCTACTtctatttatacaatttatttttatcttttaatatgAGTAATGTACAAATCTTTAAAAGTGTGTATATTAGTGTAAAAAATCATTAAGAAATATCATCACATCATTTTC encodes the following:
- the LOC106130795 gene encoding keratin-associated protein 19-2, which codes for MDAKILFITLACLLALALAAPAENPDAAEKDLAVGDKEDLKTAASHWGGHYGGWGGWGYGGYGGYGGHYPYYGGWGGWGWPSYGYGYGYWPYGGYYGHGYGGWW